A stretch of Catenulispora sp. GP43 DNA encodes these proteins:
- a CDS encoding GAF and ANTAR domain-containing protein, translating to MPEHDGKSTTARREQRIADTFVALTDTLADDFDIIDYLCVLTRSCVELLAVTAAGVLLADHRGQLHPMAASDEVTGLLELFEAQNDEGPCLDCYRSGTLVTNATLDADATVWPAFAARARDNGYAITHALPLQNRHAVIGALNLFADIPDPLPDPELDLGRSLAEAATIGILHQRAAARGAATTSQLQHALTSRIVIEQAKGVLAERMQIHVDKAFTVLRTHARNHNQRLSEVARMVAEGADLDNAQDDSVGRR from the coding sequence GTGCCTGAGCACGACGGGAAGTCGACCACCGCACGACGCGAGCAGCGCATCGCAGACACCTTCGTCGCGCTCACAGACACCCTCGCCGACGACTTCGACATCATCGACTACCTCTGCGTGCTGACCAGAAGCTGCGTGGAGCTCCTGGCGGTCACCGCAGCAGGGGTGCTGCTGGCCGACCACCGCGGGCAACTGCACCCCATGGCGGCCTCCGACGAGGTCACCGGGCTGCTGGAACTGTTCGAGGCGCAGAACGACGAGGGACCGTGCCTGGACTGCTACCGCAGCGGCACCCTGGTCACCAACGCGACCCTGGACGCGGACGCCACCGTCTGGCCGGCCTTCGCAGCCCGAGCCCGTGACAACGGCTACGCCATCACCCACGCGCTGCCGCTCCAAAACCGGCACGCCGTCATCGGCGCGCTCAACCTCTTCGCCGACATCCCCGACCCGCTCCCCGACCCCGAGCTCGATCTGGGCCGGTCGCTGGCCGAGGCCGCCACGATCGGGATCCTGCACCAGCGCGCCGCCGCCCGCGGCGCCGCGACGACGTCCCAGCTGCAACACGCCCTGACCAGCAGGATCGTCATCGAGCAGGCCAAAGGCGTCCTCGCCGAACGGATGCAGATCCACGTCGACAAGGCCTTCACCGTTCTGCGCACGCACGCCCGCAACCACAACCAGCGGCTTTCTGAGGTGGCCCGTATGGTCGCCGAAGGCGCCGACCTCGACAACGCGCAAGACGACTCAGTAGGACGGCGGTAG
- a CDS encoding IPT/TIG domain-containing protein — MSVTVTTPGGTSNAVTYTYVLAPTISSLSPMQGPSTGGNTVTITGTGFTGATSVLFGSVPAAFTVVSATQITAAASAAPVAPVAVTVITPGGTSNGVLYFYVPPPTVASISPSMGPLAGGNTVTITGTNLTLATAVLSAPLRQPASWSSRTISSQSKPPAVPGLWLSR, encoded by the coding sequence GTGTCGGTGACGGTCACTACCCCAGGCGGCACGAGCAATGCCGTCACCTACACCTATGTCCTGGCGCCGACGATCAGCAGTCTCAGTCCGATGCAGGGCCCCAGCACGGGTGGCAACACGGTCACGATCACAGGGACCGGTTTCACCGGTGCCACCAGCGTGTTGTTCGGTTCGGTGCCTGCGGCGTTTACGGTGGTCAGTGCCACACAGATCACCGCCGCCGCATCTGCCGCGCCCGTGGCGCCGGTCGCCGTCACGGTCATCACCCCGGGAGGCACCAGCAACGGGGTGTTGTACTTCTACGTCCCGCCGCCGACCGTCGCCAGTATCTCCCCCTCGATGGGGCCGCTCGCCGGCGGCAACACCGTCACCATCACCGGCACCAACCTGACGCTCGCCACGGCTGTCCTTTCGGCACCGCTGCGGCAACCGGCCTCGTGGTCGTCTCGGACAATCAGCTCACAGTCCAAGCCCCCAGCGGTTCCGGGACTGTGGCTGTCACGGTGA
- a CDS encoding IPT/TIG domain-containing protein — MGSPYYTYVAVPVITTLTPTQGPANGGNAVTISGSHFGLTTSVLIGGTAAPFVAISDSEIVATSPGGTPGSVTVTATTPGGVSNAASYQLVASPSV, encoded by the coding sequence GTGGGCAGCCCTTACTACACCTATGTCGCGGTCCCGGTCATCACCACCCTCACCCCGACTCAGGGGCCGGCGAATGGAGGAAACGCGGTCACCATCAGCGGAAGCCATTTCGGCCTGACCACATCCGTCCTGATCGGCGGAACCGCAGCGCCCTTCGTCGCCATCTCAGACAGCGAAATCGTGGCCACCAGCCCAGGCGGCACCCCCGGCTCCGTCACCGTCACGGCGACCACGCCGGGCGGCGTCAGCAACGCCGCGTCCTACCAACTGGTCGCCTCCCCGAGCGTGTGA
- a CDS encoding IPT/TIG domain-containing protein produces MPISPNQGPTGGGNAVTITGTNLAGATAVKFGTKSATITANTPTSVTATAPSGAGTVGVTVTTGGGTSNPLSYFYVGAPFKATLSNDSGPTAGGNTITLSGTGLSTASSVAFGANSATPTVVSDSLISVTVPAGAAAGSVGITVHTAGGASNGLSYTYVDAPTATSVTPSSGPTSGGTGTTVAGTGLTTTASVTVGGAVAPFSVISDTELSVVTPPGTAGAADVTVSTAGGSATLTGGFTYVAGPGI; encoded by the coding sequence ATGCCTATTTCTCCGAACCAGGGACCCACCGGCGGCGGGAACGCCGTCACTATCACCGGCACCAACCTCGCCGGCGCGACCGCCGTCAAGTTCGGCACCAAGTCCGCCACCATCACCGCCAACACCCCCACCTCGGTCACCGCCACCGCCCCGTCCGGCGCCGGGACCGTGGGCGTCACCGTGACCACCGGTGGCGGGACCAGCAATCCGCTGTCGTACTTCTACGTGGGGGCACCGTTCAAGGCGACGCTGAGCAACGACTCCGGACCGACGGCCGGCGGCAACACCATCACCCTGTCCGGCACCGGCCTGTCCACCGCCTCCAGCGTGGCCTTCGGTGCCAACAGCGCCACGCCCACCGTGGTCTCCGACAGCCTGATCAGCGTCACGGTGCCCGCCGGCGCGGCGGCCGGATCGGTCGGCATCACGGTCCACACGGCCGGCGGCGCCAGCAACGGCCTGTCCTACACCTACGTGGACGCCCCCACGGCCACCTCCGTCACCCCGAGTTCCGGTCCGACCTCCGGCGGCACCGGAACGACAGTCGCCGGCACCGGCCTGACCACCACCGCCTCCGTCACCGTCGGCGGCGCCGTCGCGCCGTTCTCGGTCATCAGCGACACCGAACTGTCCGTCGTCACCCCGCCCGGGACCGCGGGGGCGGCCGACGTCACGGTCAGCACCGCGGGCGGCTCCGCCACTCTCACCGGCGGCTTCACCTACGTGGCCGGCCCCGGCATCTGA
- a CDS encoding reverse transcriptase N-terminal domain-containing protein, which yields MPEPSDELDADVMPNATQVVASAVAEANGPEGEVLDWLTVGWQTVEDSVRRLRQRIFMASREGDLEKVRNLQKLILRSRANALLSVRRVTDVNAGRKTAGVDGVVVKDPIGKTGLAEQVQHQTASTTGRPVRRVFIPKRGSTKQRPIGIPVIVDRCRQAAVVNTPGPK from the coding sequence ATGCCGGAACCGAGCGACGAGTTGGACGCCGACGTGATGCCGAACGCGACGCAGGTCGTCGCGTCCGCCGTCGCCGAGGCGAACGGACCCGAGGGCGAGGTACTCGACTGGCTGACGGTGGGTTGGCAGACCGTCGAGGACAGCGTACGGCGTCTGCGGCAGCGGATCTTCATGGCGTCGCGGGAAGGGGACCTGGAGAAGGTCCGGAACTTGCAGAAGTTGATACTACGGTCCCGTGCGAACGCTCTGCTGAGCGTGCGGCGGGTCACGGACGTCAACGCCGGGCGCAAGACGGCGGGCGTCGACGGCGTCGTGGTGAAGGACCCCATCGGCAAGACTGGACTGGCCGAGCAGGTCCAACACCAGACGGCGTCGACGACGGGCCGTCCGGTCCGGCGGGTGTTCATCCCCAAGCGCGGCAGCACCAAGCAGCGTCCGATCGGCATTCCCGTGATCGTTGACCGATGCCGCCAGGCGGCGGTGGTCAACACGCCCGGGCCCAAGTAG
- a CDS encoding alpha/beta hydrolase: MKSISVTPPSGQADDGSYIQSEDWLDRRMADIDISSTAVGGVVPTRIIVPARWTTDPGGETWPVLYLLHGGNDDYTSWTRETDIESFVSAKNVIVVMPDSSRTGLPTRWWNNGWNKPDYETFEAVELMQLLERNYHADSTRAVAGVSAGGYGAMILAAHFPRTFTAAASYSGIVNTTDPGTSMMMGLTQSWQGINPNQVWGNPNDSSAARVWIRNNPYAQAANLRGTSIFLSCGDDSVGGGGFTMERLGKLLEGAMLRPQNIAFANRLTMLGIPVLTDFYAGGSHDWSSWRDTFVASWPMLAASLRLPS, encoded by the coding sequence ATGAAATCGATCTCGGTTACGCCTCCCTCTGGTCAGGCTGACGACGGCTCGTACATTCAGTCCGAGGATTGGCTCGACCGGCGCATGGCCGACATCGACATCAGCTCCACCGCAGTCGGCGGAGTGGTCCCGACTCGGATCATTGTTCCAGCCCGCTGGACCACCGACCCAGGAGGCGAAACGTGGCCCGTCCTCTACCTGCTGCACGGCGGCAATGACGATTACACCTCCTGGACCCGGGAAACCGATATTGAATCCTTCGTCTCCGCCAAGAACGTCATTGTCGTCATGCCTGATAGCAGCCGCACCGGCCTGCCGACCCGCTGGTGGAACAACGGTTGGAACAAGCCCGACTATGAGACCTTCGAAGCCGTGGAGCTCATGCAACTGCTGGAACGCAACTACCATGCAGACTCAACACGCGCTGTGGCCGGCGTGTCCGCCGGCGGCTACGGCGCCATGATCCTGGCCGCTCACTTCCCACGGACTTTTACCGCGGCGGCATCCTACAGCGGGATCGTTAACACGACTGATCCCGGCACATCCATGATGATGGGCCTGACACAGTCCTGGCAGGGAATCAACCCGAACCAGGTGTGGGGAAATCCGAATGATAGTTCCGCTGCTAGAGTATGGATTAGGAACAATCCTTACGCGCAAGCGGCGAACCTTCGCGGAACTTCGATTTTCCTATCTTGTGGTGATGATTCCGTAGGGGGCGGTGGGTTCACAATGGAAAGGCTAGGGAAGTTGTTGGAGGGCGCGATGCTGCGACCGCAGAACATCGCGTTCGCTAATCGGCTCACCATGCTCGGCATCCCAGTGTTAACCGACTTCTACGCCGGCGGCTCGCATGACTGGTCGTCTTGGAGAGACACTTTCGTCGCTTCCTGGCCGATGCTCGCCGCCAGCCTCCGTCTGCCCTCCTAG